A window of the Desulfobacula toluolica Tol2 genome harbors these coding sequences:
- a CDS encoding tetratricopeptide repeat protein, with amino-acid sequence MKQLKLLLICVLSTLLIICCSLLWPRFLYQEGINQFKLKNYTQAIDHFKRAEQAMPKSIENWFAQADLFRIYTNHGQALYQLAIKEWKEQGLSPAPFDILLKAKSYLDKADKIEPEHYINSYWLTRTYEGLEKAYAWLYPKKNNPYNADTFYQKALNLRPAGITVRYAYVRYLQYKGLKAKIPELVQYMMEIHPPSYRNLKKEDFYTDDLLPYIEQGLHQAIAKEILPRDALKALADIYATKNDFEKSISYYTDLLNHTPSSNSYYDHIHMGQLYLKNKQYEKGFDAFKKSLLLTENSNSTINRIYTVFKREKLFEKFLNFSVYLQENNLGNRNLDMLVARCWIDKGQPQLGKARLIQIIAAEPYAPAYYLLAQTAQKEKDWDQMEIASQKATRLDPDNPYYYYLLSQALNNQKKYAHAEEVATKTIQHSPKENSNFYNYRAWTRWSQKKYADAAEDWKKAFSINHKHSGFAYRIALAHEQEGLFKEGLAYIQKAIDLAPDKQNYKDLQKRLLSHK; translated from the coding sequence ATGAAACAGCTTAAACTCTTACTGATCTGTGTTTTATCAACCCTGCTCATCATCTGCTGTTCCCTGTTGTGGCCCAGGTTTTTATACCAGGAAGGGATCAACCAATTTAAGTTAAAAAACTACACCCAGGCTATTGATCATTTTAAACGGGCAGAACAGGCCATGCCCAAATCAATTGAGAACTGGTTTGCCCAGGCAGATCTGTTCAGAATCTATACCAATCATGGACAGGCATTATATCAGCTGGCCATAAAAGAGTGGAAAGAACAGGGCTTATCCCCTGCCCCATTTGATATATTGCTCAAAGCAAAATCTTATCTTGATAAAGCAGATAAAATAGAACCTGAACACTATATCAACTCATACTGGCTCACACGAACCTACGAAGGATTGGAAAAAGCTTACGCATGGCTTTATCCCAAAAAAAACAACCCCTATAATGCCGACACCTTTTACCAGAAAGCTCTTAACTTAAGACCTGCCGGTATAACGGTACGGTATGCATATGTGAGATATCTGCAATACAAGGGATTGAAAGCAAAAATTCCCGAACTTGTCCAATATATGATGGAAATTCATCCTCCATCATACAGGAATCTGAAAAAAGAGGACTTTTATACTGATGACCTGCTGCCTTACATTGAACAGGGACTTCACCAGGCAATTGCAAAAGAAATTCTGCCAAGGGATGCATTAAAAGCACTTGCTGATATATATGCAACAAAAAATGACTTTGAAAAATCCATTTCTTATTACACAGATCTTCTGAATCATACGCCGTCTTCAAATTCATACTATGACCATATCCATATGGGACAGCTGTATTTAAAAAACAAACAATATGAAAAAGGGTTTGATGCTTTTAAAAAAAGTCTTTTATTAACTGAAAATTCAAATTCCACCATCAACCGGATTTATACAGTCTTTAAAAGGGAAAAACTGTTTGAAAAATTTTTAAATTTTTCCGTTTATCTCCAGGAGAACAACCTGGGAAACCGGAACCTGGATATGCTCGTTGCCAGATGCTGGATCGACAAGGGTCAGCCCCAACTTGGGAAAGCAAGGCTGATCCAAATCATTGCAGCAGAACCCTATGCACCAGCCTATTATCTTCTGGCACAGACAGCCCAAAAAGAAAAAGACTGGGACCAGATGGAAATCGCAAGCCAGAAGGCCACCCGGCTTGATCCGGATAATCCCTATTATTACTATCTGCTTTCCCAGGCCTTAAATAACCAGAAAAAATATGCCCATGCCGAAGAAGTCGCCACAAAGACAATCCAGCACAGCCCCAAAGAAAACTCTAACTTTTATAATTACCGGGCCTGGACCAGATGGAGCCAGAAAAAATATGCTGACGCTGCCGAGGACTGGAAAAAAGCCTTCAGTATAAACCATAAACACAGTGGTTTTGCCTATAGGATTGCCCTGGCCCATGAGCAGGAAGGACTTTTCAAGGAAGGGCTGGCCTATATCCAAAAGGCCATTGACCTTGCTCCGGATAAGCAGAACTATAAAGACCTGCAAAAAAGACTTCTAAGCCATAAATAG
- a CDS encoding bifunctional sulfate adenylyltransferase/adenylylsulfate kinase, producing MNPDPLVNLLVSHEQQSVLKKLSSSMPDVILNDRQICDFELLATGVFSPLKGFMKQIDYESVLDRMRLESKELWPIPICLDIQDSLACTLETGQSVALRDPEGFLLGIMNIEDIWPLDMEKEAMAIYGTLDKSHPGVDYLYNKSGKTYIGGEIQAVNLPIHSDFKQIRNTPAEVQKTFAKLGWKRIVGFQTRQPIHRPQFEMTIQAMQKARANLLLLPIAGVTKPGDFDHFTRMRCYQKVAAHYPPDTYVLNLLPLAMRMAGPREAILHMIIGKNFGCTHFVIGHDHASPGNDSGNTPFYKYDEAIELTREITRELNVETVTFKEMVYLPFEDEYKIAGQVPKNTDTISFNGTDIQKRIRNGKRVPDWATFPEVIQELQKSYPPPSKQGLTIFCTGLSGAGKSTIAKILYSKFLEIGTRPATLLDGDIVRRNLSSELNFSKEHRDINVNRIGFVAAEITKNRGVAICAPIAPYEKTRTRIRQSIEAHGGFFEVHVATPITECEKRDRKGMYAKARAGLLKGFTGVDDPYEDPTNPELRIDTTSLTPDEAAQQVMLYISRKGFI from the coding sequence ATGAACCCTGATCCATTGGTCAATCTTCTTGTTTCCCATGAACAGCAATCTGTTTTAAAAAAACTGTCATCTTCCATGCCGGATGTTATTTTAAATGACCGGCAGATCTGTGATTTTGAACTGCTTGCAACAGGAGTGTTCTCTCCTTTAAAAGGCTTTATGAAACAGATTGATTATGAATCCGTTCTGGACCGCATGCGCCTGGAATCCAAAGAGCTGTGGCCGATTCCCATCTGCCTGGATATTCAGGACAGCCTTGCGTGTACCCTTGAAACCGGACAGTCTGTGGCCTTGAGGGACCCGGAAGGATTTCTTCTGGGCATCATGAACATCGAAGACATCTGGCCCCTGGACATGGAAAAAGAGGCCATGGCCATATACGGTACCCTGGACAAATCCCACCCTGGCGTTGACTATCTGTACAACAAATCCGGCAAAACCTATATCGGTGGTGAAATCCAGGCCGTAAACCTTCCAATCCACTCGGATTTTAAACAGATCAGAAACACTCCGGCAGAAGTGCAAAAAACATTTGCAAAACTTGGATGGAAACGTATCGTGGGTTTCCAGACCCGGCAGCCAATCCATCGGCCCCAGTTTGAGATGACCATCCAGGCCATGCAGAAAGCCCGTGCCAATCTATTGTTACTCCCCATAGCAGGGGTTACAAAACCGGGAGACTTTGACCATTTTACCCGTATGCGGTGCTACCAGAAAGTGGCGGCTCACTATCCTCCTGACACCTATGTTCTCAACCTGCTGCCCCTGGCCATGAGAATGGCAGGCCCCAGGGAAGCAATCCTCCACATGATCATAGGGAAAAATTTTGGCTGCACCCATTTTGTGATTGGCCACGACCATGCCTCCCCGGGCAATGACAGCGGCAACACCCCGTTTTATAAATATGACGAGGCCATAGAATTGACAAGGGAAATCACCAGAGAACTGAATGTTGAGACCGTCACATTCAAAGAGATGGTCTATCTTCCCTTTGAAGATGAATACAAAATTGCAGGCCAGGTACCAAAGAACACTGACACCATTTCCTTTAACGGAACCGATATCCAGAAAAGAATCAGGAACGGCAAACGAGTGCCGGACTGGGCAACCTTCCCGGAAGTGATCCAGGAGCTTCAAAAGTCCTATCCTCCGCCGTCAAAACAAGGGTTGACCATATTTTGTACAGGGCTGTCAGGTGCGGGCAAATCCACCATTGCCAAGATTCTTTATTCAAAATTTCTTGAAATCGGAACAAGACCGGCCACTCTTCTGGACGGGGATATTGTCCGAAGAAACCTTTCTTCTGAACTCAACTTTTCCAAGGAACACCGGGACATCAACGTCAACCGAATCGGGTTTGTGGCAGCGGAAATCACCAAAAACAGGGGCGTTGCAATCTGCGCTCCCATAGCACCCTATGAAAAAACCCGAACCCGGATCAGACAATCCATTGAAGCCCACGGCGGTTTTTTTGAAGTCCATGTTGCAACTCCTATTACGGAATGTGAAAAACGCGACAGAAAAGGCATGTATGCCAAAGCAAGAGCCGGACTTTTAAAAGGCTTTACCGGCGTTGATGATCCTTACGAAGATCCAACCAATCCGGAACTTCGAATTGACACCACAAGCCTGACACCGGATGAAGCTGCCCAGCAAGTCATGCTCTATATAAGCCGTAAAGGATTCATTTGA
- a CDS encoding MogA/MoaB family molybdenum cofactor biosynthesis protein — protein MSTHLHKKDAPNHIKIAVISVSTTRGLSEDKSGAWIKKQAKKEGHEVVIHQVVTDEIEAIRELTEHITQKICPDAIIMSGGTGISPKDVTIEAVKPLFKKELTAFGPLFAQLSFEEIDSAAILSRATAGIIQQSIVFCMPGSIKACKLACNELIFPELGHLLKHIKE, from the coding sequence ATGAGTACACATTTACACAAAAAAGATGCACCAAATCATATTAAAATTGCCGTAATTTCAGTATCAACCACAAGGGGTCTGTCTGAGGACAAGTCAGGTGCATGGATAAAAAAGCAGGCAAAAAAAGAGGGCCATGAAGTGGTGATTCATCAGGTAGTTACCGATGAGATTGAAGCCATCAGGGAATTAACCGAACATATCACCCAGAAAATCTGCCCGGATGCAATCATCATGTCGGGCGGAACCGGTATCAGCCCCAAAGATGTTACCATCGAAGCTGTCAAGCCTTTGTTTAAAAAAGAACTTACCGCGTTCGGACCTCTTTTTGCCCAGCTGAGTTTTGAAGAGATTGATTCAGCCGCCATTCTCTCCCGGGCCACTGCTGGAATCATACAACAATCCATTGTATTTTGCATGCCGGGCAGTATCAAGGCCTGTAAACTGGCCTGTAATGAACTGATCTTCCCTGAACTTGGACACTTGCTCAAACATATTAAGGAATAA
- the pyrR gene encoding bifunctional pyr operon transcriptional regulator/uracil phosphoribosyltransferase PyrR, producing the protein MKKKTILSDQDFKRIITRIAYEIIEKHKGTKNLALVGIQTRGDFLAKRLADQIQKIENVTLPVGSMDINMYRDDWTKISRQPIVRPSKIPFCVDDMDIILVDDVLFTGRTIRAAMDALMDFGRPSRIELAILVDRGHRELPIQADYKGISIGTEHQDMINVMVLEHDNQDMVYIEQD; encoded by the coding sequence ATGAAAAAAAAAACCATTCTGAGTGATCAGGATTTCAAAAGAATCATCACAAGAATAGCTTATGAGATCATAGAAAAACATAAAGGGACAAAAAACCTTGCCCTTGTCGGAATCCAGACAAGAGGGGATTTTCTGGCCAAACGGCTGGCAGATCAAATCCAGAAGATAGAAAATGTAACCCTGCCAGTGGGCAGCATGGATATCAACATGTACCGGGACGACTGGACAAAAATCAGCCGCCAGCCAATTGTACGGCCGTCCAAAATTCCTTTTTGCGTGGATGACATGGACATCATTCTTGTGGATGATGTATTGTTTACCGGCAGGACCATCAGGGCTGCCATGGATGCGTTGATGGACTTTGGCAGACCGTCCCGTATTGAGCTTGCCATTCTGGTGGACCGGGGACACAGAGAACTTCCCATCCAGGCCGATTACAAAGGAATATCCATAGGCACCGAACACCAGGACATGATCAATGTCATGGTTTTGGAACATGACAACCAGGATATGGTATATATTGAACAGGATTAA
- the mobA gene encoding molybdenum cofactor guanylyltransferase, with translation MKFDCTGVILAGGKNSRLPGKKKTFRKIGDSMILENIYGMFSELFQEIIIVVNEPEEFAGWDMTVVTDIIPSQCALAGLHAGLFYASCPYAYVTACDTPFVKQSVIEHIVGQIEPGYEVILPRTDDGLETLSAVYSKECIPLIENNLAKNIFMIKNFFRKKKVKEIPVEQLKALDPEMRFIFNVNTPDDLAAAKVIAHKNRAKKRRKT, from the coding sequence ATGAAATTTGACTGTACAGGTGTGATACTGGCCGGTGGTAAAAACAGCCGGCTTCCCGGAAAAAAAAAGACTTTTCGCAAAATCGGGGATTCAATGATTCTTGAAAATATTTACGGCATGTTTTCAGAATTGTTTCAAGAGATCATTATCGTGGTAAATGAGCCTGAAGAGTTTGCCGGCTGGGACATGACCGTGGTGACGGATATTATTCCTTCCCAATGCGCTCTGGCAGGTCTTCACGCAGGTCTTTTTTATGCATCCTGTCCATATGCTTATGTGACGGCTTGTGACACCCCTTTTGTTAAACAGTCTGTGATTGAGCATATTGTGGGTCAGATAGAACCAGGGTATGAAGTGATTCTTCCCAGGACGGATGACGGGCTTGAAACTTTGTCAGCCGTGTATTCAAAAGAGTGTATTCCCCTGATAGAAAATAATCTTGCAAAAAATATCTTCATGATTAAAAATTTTTTCAGAAAAAAAAAGGTTAAAGAAATTCCCGTAGAGCAATTAAAAGCACTGGACCCGGAAATGCGCTTTATATTTAATGTCAATACACCCGATGATCTTGCGGCTGCCAAGGTAATCGCCCATAAAAACAGGGCAAAAAAAAGGAGAAAAACATGA
- a CDS encoding molybdenum cofactor biosynthesis protein MoaE, with product MNITTMMEQIKQHPDYHKAGMILCHNGVVRGTSREGDEVTGLELTVDHERLDQILSEQKKRPGIIEILVHINEGKSLAVGDDVMFLVVAGDIRENVLGSLTDTLNLIKAEVTSKKQYYKQAKK from the coding sequence ATGAATATTACAACAATGATGGAACAGATAAAACAACACCCGGATTACCATAAGGCCGGGATGATTTTATGCCATAACGGTGTGGTCAGGGGAACCTCGAGGGAAGGTGATGAAGTCACCGGGCTTGAGCTTACTGTGGACCATGAAAGGCTTGACCAGATTCTCAGCGAACAGAAAAAAAGACCGGGGATTATTGAGATCCTGGTTCATATCAATGAGGGCAAATCCCTTGCGGTCGGTGATGATGTCATGTTTCTTGTGGTTGCAGGCGACATCAGAGAGAATGTGCTTGGATCATTGACTGATACACTCAATTTGATCAAAGCTGAAGTTACAAGCAAAAAACAATATTATAAACAGGCAAAAAAATAA
- the moaC gene encoding cyclic pyranopterin monophosphate synthase MoaC has translation MTDFTHLDTDGRVRMVDVGDKFETKRVAVVAGKIFMESDTLDRIMDEKVKKGNVLEAARIAGVMAAKKTSDLIPMCHPLNITHARVDFSFDTQNSAIDIEAEVSLSGKTGVEMEALTAVSVAALTIYDMCKSYDRSMKISDIYLKSKSGGKSGTYTANASNVSSS, from the coding sequence ATGACAGATTTTACGCATCTTGATACAGATGGCAGGGTTAGAATGGTAGATGTGGGAGATAAGTTTGAAACCAAAAGAGTTGCCGTGGTTGCCGGCAAAATTTTCATGGAATCAGATACTCTTGACAGGATAATGGATGAAAAAGTGAAAAAGGGTAATGTGCTTGAAGCCGCAAGAATTGCAGGGGTCATGGCGGCAAAAAAAACATCAGACCTGATTCCCATGTGCCATCCTTTAAATATCACCCATGCCAGGGTTGATTTTTCCTTTGATACGCAAAACAGTGCAATTGATATTGAGGCGGAAGTCTCTTTGAGTGGAAAAACCGGTGTGGAAATGGAAGCATTGACAGCGGTTTCCGTTGCTGCCCTGACCATTTATGACATGTGCAAATCCTATGACAGGTCCATGAAAATATCTGATATTTATCTGAAATCCAAATCCGGGGGAAAAAGCGGAACCTATACTGCAAATGCTTCGAATGTTTCAAGTAGTTAA
- a CDS encoding DNA recombination protein RmuC translates to MQNSVMTPENLLYLGIGFFFGVILCAVLAKSGVLFFSKNLKKLSNEALFDNSAQFMALADKYFSSYVKEAKKDFDIKGNEILRTVDPVRQTLDKYEAHLNSMEKDREKAYGAITEKLMEMGRHQALLHIETGNLVKALRVPHVRGRWGEITLKRVAELAGMTDHCDFDEQVSTGGGKGSVRPDMVVTLPENRKIVIDSKVPLMAYLDALEASGEKERKARMKDHARQVMMHITALSSKNYFQQISPTPEFVVLFIPGENFFSAALTAYPEMIEKGIEKGVVLATPTTLIALLKAVSYSWKQKKSYENAEEIRSLGVELFSRICSMTGNINRLGKDIEKCVSTYNTTVGAMETRVMSTARKLENLDVSSQSMDDLQKIVYSKMFAREFNNRYQNDK, encoded by the coding sequence ATGCAAAATAGTGTTATGACCCCTGAAAATCTGTTGTATCTTGGCATTGGTTTCTTTTTTGGCGTTATTTTATGTGCGGTTCTGGCAAAATCAGGGGTTCTGTTTTTTTCTAAAAATTTGAAAAAATTGTCTAATGAGGCTTTGTTTGATAATTCCGCCCAATTTATGGCCCTTGCCGACAAATATTTTTCTTCTTATGTGAAAGAGGCTAAAAAAGATTTTGATATCAAGGGAAACGAGATTTTAAGGACGGTTGATCCTGTCCGGCAGACCCTTGATAAGTATGAAGCCCATCTCAATTCCATGGAAAAAGACAGGGAAAAGGCCTATGGGGCGATCACGGAAAAACTCATGGAAATGGGTCGCCACCAGGCCCTGCTTCACATTGAAACCGGAAATCTTGTAAAGGCATTAAGAGTTCCCCATGTAAGGGGACGGTGGGGGGAGATCACCTTGAAGCGGGTGGCTGAACTGGCCGGGATGACAGATCACTGTGATTTTGACGAACAGGTTTCCACAGGGGGGGGGAAAGGTTCTGTAAGGCCGGATATGGTTGTCACCCTGCCGGAAAACCGTAAGATTGTTATTGATTCCAAGGTTCCTTTGATGGCCTATCTGGATGCTCTTGAAGCTTCTGGTGAAAAAGAGAGAAAAGCCCGGATGAAAGATCATGCGCGTCAGGTGATGATGCATATCACTGCCCTTTCATCCAAAAATTATTTTCAACAGATTTCTCCGACTCCTGAGTTTGTGGTGTTGTTTATTCCAGGGGAAAATTTTTTCAGTGCAGCCTTAACAGCTTACCCGGAAATGATTGAAAAAGGGATTGAAAAGGGTGTAGTTCTTGCCACTCCTACGACTCTCATTGCACTTTTAAAGGCGGTTTCCTATTCCTGGAAACAGAAAAAAAGCTATGAAAATGCAGAAGAGATAAGGTCACTCGGGGTTGAGCTGTTTTCAAGGATTTGCAGCATGACCGGCAATATCAACCGCCTTGGAAAGGATATTGAAAAGTGTGTGTCAACTTACAATACAACGGTGGGGGCAATGGAGACAAGGGTAATGTCAACTGCCAGAAAGCTGGAGAACCTTGATGTGTCTTCTCAATCCATGGATGATTTGCAAAAAATAGTATATTCCAAAATGTTTGCCAGGGAATTTAACAATCGGTATCAAAATGATAAATAA
- the mltA gene encoding murein transglycosylase A has protein sequence MINNTAFKLILVFMVIIIMAGFFCGCQPKVREKITRFNSLKKLKPNTYPVFTDSLGFKDSSVLTDSLDFQDLVDSIDYSLVYFKRIPLERKFQYGKDAYTAAHMIESLETIKAFLLKNPSANELDEFIRSLFVVYEAAGNEDGDVLFTGYFEPTYEGSLEKKDDYPFCLYSRPKDLLEIDLSAFSDKYKGHKRLVARVNDSTKKVVPYYSRAQINSLKGFDVESEPIVWLKSRVDRFFLEIQGSGRIDLGQGDMVRVHYACSNGNAYKSIGRYLIEKNEILKENMSMQAIRTWLEQHPKRMDEVLHENKSFVFFQREEGGPYGSLGVDVTALRSIATDSSLFPKGALCFARAQLPDKTNFNLVKDGPVKNRPVKDWKKASFFVLNQDTGGAIKGPARADIFCGNGSYAEFTAGHMNVYGKLFFLVLKPGNS, from the coding sequence ATGATAAATAATACAGCGTTTAAACTTATTCTGGTGTTTATGGTTATCATCATCATGGCCGGTTTTTTTTGCGGATGCCAGCCAAAAGTCAGAGAAAAAATTACACGTTTTAATTCATTGAAGAAATTGAAACCTAATACTTATCCTGTGTTTACGGACAGTCTGGGTTTTAAGGACAGTTCGGTGTTGACAGACAGTCTGGATTTTCAGGATCTTGTGGATTCAATTGATTACAGCCTTGTGTATTTTAAAAGAATTCCCCTGGAAAGAAAGTTTCAGTATGGAAAAGATGCCTACACGGCCGCCCATATGATTGAGTCTTTGGAAACCATCAAGGCTTTTTTGTTAAAAAATCCTTCCGCCAATGAATTGGATGAATTTATCCGGTCTTTGTTTGTTGTTTATGAAGCCGCCGGCAATGAGGACGGTGACGTGCTGTTTACCGGGTATTTTGAGCCGACCTATGAGGGAAGTCTTGAGAAAAAAGATGATTATCCTTTTTGCCTTTATTCCAGGCCTAAAGATTTGCTGGAAATTGATTTGTCAGCGTTTTCAGATAAGTATAAAGGTCACAAGCGTCTGGTGGCAAGGGTAAATGATTCAACAAAGAAAGTTGTGCCCTATTATTCAAGAGCGCAAATTAATTCTCTGAAAGGGTTTGATGTTGAATCCGAGCCAATTGTCTGGCTGAAAAGCCGTGTGGACAGGTTTTTTCTGGAAATTCAGGGTTCCGGAAGAATTGATCTGGGCCAGGGGGATATGGTACGGGTGCATTATGCCTGCAGCAATGGAAATGCATACAAATCAATTGGACGGTATCTGATTGAAAAAAATGAAATTTTAAAAGAAAATATGTCCATGCAGGCCATTCGAACCTGGCTTGAACAGCATCCAAAAAGAATGGATGAAGTGTTGCACGAAAACAAGAGTTTTGTGTTTTTTCAACGAGAAGAGGGCGGTCCCTATGGCAGTCTGGGCGTCGATGTTACAGCCTTGCGATCCATTGCAACAGACAGCAGCCTTTTTCCCAAAGGAGCTTTGTGTTTTGCCCGGGCCCAATTGCCGGATAAAACAAATTTCAATCTTGTAAAGGACGGGCCTGTCAAGAACAGGCCTGTAAAGGATTGGAAAAAAGCTTCTTTTTTTGTGTTGAACCAGGATACGGGAGGAGCCATTAAAGGCCCTGCCAGAGCGGATATCTTTTGTGGAAACGGTTCTTATGCAGAATTTACAGCAGGTCATATGAATGTATATGGAAAGTTGTTTTTTCTTGTGCTTAAACCGGGTAACTCATGA
- a CDS encoding energy-coupling factor ABC transporter ATP-binding protein, giving the protein MKTSHLAYHLKNIRHYYGSKKVLDIDDLKIKTGSITGLLGPNGSGKSTLLKLLAFAGKPTYGQLFYKGRPEVPFSPGIRSKVTLLTQKPYLLKRTVFDNIAYGLKIRNDKKNLEQRIKEALLNVGLDYQSFAPRKWHELSGGEAQRVAMAARLILKPEILLLDEPIASVDTKSAKLIRQASLNARKNWGTTLVIASHDLQWLYSISDIQLAIFRGTVFSTGMENILTGPFEKSDPKTLVKILGDGQRIILKSPDRHSDTALIRKKNICIDLEKKSGASMGKQPDKGNRSDKDNKLSGHIVSMLLEKKSGHIMVAISIHDISFTLRLAPDQTRKMDLYPGKSVVLKFHSKDTEWL; this is encoded by the coding sequence ATGAAAACATCCCATTTGGCATACCATTTGAAAAATATCCGACACTATTACGGCAGCAAAAAAGTTCTGGATATTGATGACCTTAAAATCAAGACTGGTTCGATTACAGGATTGCTCGGACCCAACGGCAGCGGCAAAAGCACTCTTTTAAAATTATTGGCCTTTGCAGGCAAACCAACCTATGGACAACTCTTTTACAAAGGCCGCCCCGAAGTTCCCTTTTCACCCGGCATCCGCTCAAAGGTAACCCTTTTGACACAGAAGCCCTACTTGTTAAAAAGAACAGTGTTTGACAATATTGCCTATGGATTAAAAATCAGGAACGACAAAAAAAACCTTGAACAACGGATCAAAGAAGCCCTTTTAAATGTCGGACTTGATTATCAAAGCTTTGCTCCCAGAAAATGGCACGAATTGTCAGGGGGAGAGGCTCAAAGGGTTGCCATGGCTGCCAGACTCATCCTGAAACCTGAAATACTGCTCCTTGATGAACCCATTGCAAGCGTTGACACCAAAAGTGCCAAACTTATCCGCCAGGCCTCATTAAATGCACGGAAAAACTGGGGAACAACTCTTGTTATTGCAAGCCATGATCTGCAATGGCTTTACTCTATCAGCGACATACAACTGGCCATTTTCAGAGGCACTGTTTTTTCTACAGGCATGGAAAATATTCTGACAGGACCATTTGAAAAATCAGATCCAAAAACCTTGGTAAAAATTCTTGGAGACGGTCAGCGCATCATATTAAAATCCCCTGACCGGCATTCCGACACCGCTTTGATCAGAAAAAAAAATATTTGTATTGACCTTGAAAAAAAATCCGGAGCCAGTATGGGTAAGCAACCGGACAAAGGCAATAGATCTGACAAAGACAATAAATTGTCCGGCCATATAGTTTCCATGCTTCTGGAAAAAAAAAGCGGCCATATCATGGTCGCAATCTCTATTCACGACATTTCATTTACACTCAGACTTGCTCCCGATCAAACAAGAAAAATGGATCTGTATCCCGGCAAAAGCGTTGTTCTCAAATTTCACTCAAAAGATACCGAATGGCTGTAG
- a CDS encoding ABC transporter permease, which produces MDFIVAGFIKAIELLVSGDSSTWTAVWATLQVSTCSMLLSMGAGLPFGFVLGYFDFKGKKHLRTLLDTMLALPTVFVGLAVYAVISRQGPLGELGLLFTLTGIAVGQTILAFPIVAAITASTIENIDQDLKLTLVSLGAGKRHIMATCLWEVRYGILAASVTAYGRVLTEVGISMMVGGNIKYHTRTVTTAIALETNKGMFADGIALGLVLITIAFIVNLLLSFLRKQ; this is translated from the coding sequence ATGGATTTTATTGTTGCAGGCTTTATCAAAGCCATCGAGCTTCTGGTAAGCGGCGACAGCTCAACCTGGACTGCAGTCTGGGCCACGTTACAAGTATCCACCTGCTCCATGCTGCTCAGCATGGGAGCAGGTCTGCCCTTTGGGTTTGTTCTCGGATATTTTGACTTTAAAGGGAAAAAACATTTAAGAACACTGCTGGATACAATGCTGGCGCTTCCAACTGTTTTTGTGGGCCTTGCAGTGTATGCAGTCATCTCCCGCCAGGGGCCTTTGGGTGAACTGGGACTGCTGTTCACCCTTACAGGGATTGCAGTCGGCCAGACCATCCTTGCCTTCCCCATTGTTGCAGCCATTACAGCGTCTACCATTGAGAACATTGATCAGGATCTTAAATTGACCCTTGTCTCTTTAGGGGCAGGCAAACGCCATATCATGGCCACCTGTCTTTGGGAAGTGAGGTACGGCATCCTGGCAGCCTCCGTCACAGCCTATGGCAGGGTATTGACCGAAGTCGGCATTTCCATGATGGTGGGCGGCAATATCAAGTACCACACCAGAACTGTAACCACGGCCATTGCCCTTGAAACCAACAAGGGAATGTTTGCCGACGGCATTGCCTTAGGACTTGTGCTGATCACCATTGCCTTTATTGTGAATCTATTGCTCTCTTTTTTAAGGAAACAATGA